Proteins co-encoded in one Brassica oleracea var. oleracea cultivar TO1000 unplaced genomic scaffold, BOL UnpScaffold01081, whole genome shotgun sequence genomic window:
- the LOC106320825 gene encoding polygalacturonase-like, which produces MGAYFGVSTIFIFCLLGFSANAEVFSIGSSSGSDITQALLKAFTSACQSPSPSKVVIPKGEFKLGEIEMRGPCKAPVEITLQGTVKADGNAIQGKEKWVVFGNINGFKLNGGGAFDGEGNAAWRVNNCHQTFNCKKLPISIRLDFVENAEIKDISSIDAKNFHINVLGAKNMTMSNIKITAPEDSPNTDGIHLGRSDGVKILNSFISTGDDCISVGDGTSNLHVEKVTCGPGHGISVGSLGRYGKEQDVSGIRVVNCTLQETDNGLRIKTWPSAACSTTASDIHFEDIIVKNVTNPILIDQEYCPWNQCNKKKASTIKLVNISFKNVRGTSGNKDAVKLLCSKGYPCQNVEIGDIDIKYSGADGPATFQCSNVSPKLLGAQSPEACSSPLNKLPGQ; this is translated from the exons atgggtgCATATTTTGGAGTttctacaatatttattttctgtttgctGGGGTTTTCAGCCAATGCTGAGGTATTCAGCATTGGTTCTTCTTCAGGTTCTGATATTACTCAG GCACTTCTGAAAGCATTCACATCGGCATGCCAATCTCCGTCACCAAGCAAAGTAGTGATCCCAAAAGGTGAGTTCAAGCTTGGTGAGATCGAGATGAGGGGTCCATGCAAAGCTCCAGTCGAGATCACCCTTCAAGGCACCGTCAAAGCTGACGGTAACGCGATCCAGGGAAAGGAAAAGTGGGTTGTCTTCGGCAACATTAATGGGTTTAAGTTGAACGGAGGTGGAGCTTTCGACGGTGAAGGAAACGCAGCTTGGAGAGTCAATAACTGCCACCAGACATTCAACTGCAAGAAACTTCCCATC AGTATAAGGTTAGATTTTGTGGAGAACGCTGAGATTAAAGACATATCATCGATAGACGCCAAGAACTTCCACATCAACGTGCTCGGAGCCAAGAACATGACCATGAGTAACATCAAGATCACCGCTCCAGAAGACAGCCCCAACACTGACGGTATCCATTTGGGAAGAAGTGACGGAGTCAAGATCCTTAACTCATTCATCTCCACCGGAGACGACTGCATCTCCGTTGGAGATGGGACGAGTAACCTTCACGTGGAGAAAGTCACTTGCGGTCCAGGACATGGGATCAGTGTCGGAAGCCTTGGAAGGTACGGCAAAGAGCAAGATGTTAGCGGCATTAGGGTGGTGAACTGCACTCTCCAAGAGACTGACAACGGACTGAGGATCAAGACATGGCCGTCTGCAGCTTGCTCCACCACCGCCTCCGATATTCATTTCGAGGATATCATTGTTAAGAACGTTACCAACCCAATCCTCATCGACCAAGAGTACTGCCCTTGGAACCAATGCAACAAGAAG AAAGCATCAACGATTAAGCTTGTGAACATAAGCTTCAAGAATGTCAGAGGAACATCAGGAAACAAAGATGCAGTGAAGCTACTGTGCAGCAAGGGATATCCATGCCAGAACGTCGAGATTGGAGACATTGACATTAAGTACAGCGGAGCGGATGGTCCAGCGACTTTCCAGTGCTCAAACGTAAGTCCCAAACTCTTGGGAGCTCAGAGCCCTGAAGCTTGCAGCAGTCCCCTGAACAAACTACCCGGCCAATAA
- the LOC106320823 gene encoding 60S ribosomal export protein NMD3-like — protein sequence MSALMDQDSSGMFKVQQTIGSVVCCKCGVPMPPNAANMCVNCLRSEFDITEGLQKSIQIFYCPECGCYLQPPKTWIKAQWESRDLLSFCIKRLKNLNKVRLKNAEFVWTEPHSKRIKVKLTVQAEVLNGAVLEQSYPVEYTVRDNLCESCSRFQANPDQWVASVQLRQHVSHRRSFFYLEQLILRHDAASRAVRIKQVHQGIDFFFGNKSHADSFVEFLSKVVPIEYRQDKQLVSHDVKSSLYNYKYTYSVKICPICREDLICLPSKVSSSLGNLGPLVVCTKVSDRITLLDPRTLRCAFLDASQYWRSGFRSALTSRQLVKYSVFYVEPPVGEATVGGQKYALSYVLIARESDIGKMLTVQTHLGHILKTGDQALGYDIYGANVNDDEMDEYRLHGRLPEAILIKKCYDKERERKKGKPRAFTTKKLPMEMDESRGGRGVDPGKMENEYEEFLRDLEENPELRFNISLYKNKNYQESDETASMTDGEGAPTVPIEELLAELELSEEGEGDGEDDMDE from the coding sequence ATGTCAGCATTAATGGATCAAGATTCATCAGGGATGTTCAAGGTTCAGCAAACCATTGGAAGTGTCGTGTGTTGCAAGTGTGGTGTTCCTATGCCACCAAACGCAGCCAACATGTGTGTCAACTGTCTCCGTTCCGAATTCGATATCACCGAAGGCTTACAGAAGAGTATCCAAATCTTCTATTGCCCTGAGTGTGGCTGCTACTTGCAGCCACCCAAGACGTGGATCAAAGCTCAGTGGGAATCCAGAGATCTCTTGTCTTTCTGCATCAAGAGGCTCAAGAATCTCAACAAAGTCAGGCTCAAGAACGCTGAGTTCGTCTGGACTGAGCCTCACTCCAAGAGAATCAAAGTCAAGCTCACTGTTCAAGCCGAGGTTCTTAACGGTGCTGTTCTTGAGCAGTCTTATCCTGTTGAGTATACGGTTAGAGACAATCTCTGTGAGTCTTGCTCGAGGTTTCAGGCCAACCCTGATCAGTGGGTTGCTTCGGTTCAGCTTAGGCAGCATGTTTCTCACAGGAGGTCTTTCTTTTATCTCGAACAGTTGATTCTCAGGCACGATGCTGCTTCTCGCGCCGTAAGAATCAAGCAGGTTCATCAAGGGATTGATTTCTTCTTTGGGAATAAAAGCCATGCTGATAGCTTTGTTGAGTTTTTGAGTAAAGTTGTTCCCATTGAGTATCGCCAGGACAAGCAGTTAGTGTCTCATGATGTCAAGAGCAGCTTGTACAACTACAAGTACACTTACTCCGTTAAGATCTGTCCTATATGCCGTGAGGATCTTATCTGCCTGCCTTCCAAAGTTTCTAGCTCCTTAGGAAACCTTGGTCCGCTTGTGGTGTGCACGAAAGTTTCTGACAGAATCACGCTGCTTGATCCTAGAACCTTGAGGTGTGCGTTCTTGGACGCCAGTCAGTACTGGAGATCTGGGTTTCGATCCGCTCTCACCAGCAGGCAGCTTGTGAAGTACTCAGTGTTTTATGTGGAACCACCTGTTGGTGAAGCGACTGTTGGAGGGCAAAAGTACGCTCTATCATACGTCCTCATCGCACGTGAGTCAGACATTGGTAAGATGTTAACTGTCCAAACTCATCTAGGACATATCCTGAAAACAGGAGATCAAGCTTTAGGGTATGATATCTACGGTGCAAATGTTAACGACGATGAAATGGACGAGTATCGTTTGCATGGGCGGCTTCCTGAAGCGATTCTTATCAAGAAATGCTATgacaaggagagagagaggaagaagggGAAGCCACGTGCGTTTACGACCAAGAAGCTTCCGATGGAGATGGATGAGTCAAGAGGAGGGCGCGGAGTTGATCCGGGGAAGATGGAGAATGAATATGAAGAGTTTTTGAGGGATCTTGAAGAGAACCCTGAGCTGAGGTTTAACATATCATTGTACAAGAACAAGAATTATCAAGAGTCTGATGAGACTGCTTCAATGACGGATGGAGAAGGTGCACCGACTGTGCCGATTGAAGAGTTGCTTGCTGAGCTTGAGCTtagtgaagaaggagaaggcgATGGTGAAGACGACATGGATGAGTAA